Proteins encoded in a region of the Perca fluviatilis chromosome 8, GENO_Pfluv_1.0, whole genome shotgun sequence genome:
- the LOC120563620 gene encoding FYVE, RhoGEF and PH domain-containing protein 6-like isoform X2: protein MQKPPVAPKPKLTQLQRPGLSPSTPRRDSLSLPSPGKLTRVKPVLAPKPCLSKLATTVKSKPHASKSQLQTSVTEIPQIEGPLNSQNGIQQENKKPDWDYIIPICLCSQENCMCIRNTSANRKLLPTSRGSVDNSGEKTDNAKCKAMNTSTNTNLTSHKPLQETFTLDRILNTDINTSSPEVTVRPSLPHRTWSDEANGNVIPQSAPGRGPEEDAFGSKQIPCAPQPKPVPAASRKPIPVPVPRKPRAVVLARQEKVEEASEEIVGQDGREMIVKEVKVSSEGKGSSSLSVSVPVGNKMPIFLSARKACAPPAPPPVKKPFLSAPAPQTLPKDVEEEDLGWDRSIQEMEVSVDKEDEEVEKEGTHDQEAVYSDFTHSPPSSSLLSQPVLREPPAPTEAAEDRVVKVVPKKPQRNSSPMAWVQRKESSEEKEECNLGDDEKRQADCVLKERVMRKLSLPPKEKTSKQLSTPGITKPSRSSKQRAKSFSAADLHRSEGQKRNSFRKLLDLKLSVKMLPKLILKGGQSSECTVNDNEQSVDRDQDGCQGFHKPLQAQCEFSCLLIGVEQSVDGDEFSPETDQGVYYENMPYYEEIPDYMNVHVGSAVTSHCASISQPTAWQYNDEDIYEEQEPYMSFEKNTGHQQCQTPTDCERSSVDEEMTPLDDDIFDNTSEDEDDSSSISSKGDHEQPEESTTQSGQKKSKIHHIATEIMSSESVFVDVLKLLHVDFRSAVSTASHQTGKPVIEERLLNQILYYLPQLYELNQDLLRELKQRVANWDENSQLADIFVKKGPYLKMYSTYIREFDKNVALLEEQSKKNSAFCAVVREFEASPCCANLALKHYLLKPVQRIPQYRMLLTDYLKNLSEDSDDYKDTQAALAIVKEVANHANDIMKQGDIFQKLIQVQCSLNGHHEIVQPGRIFLKEGILKKLSRKVMQPRMFFLFNDTLLYTTPVQSGQYKFNNMLSLAGMKVSKPSQEAYQNELNIESVERSFILSASSATERDEWLEAISTAISEYTRKKISFISGKPPEEVELKDFSDGAPLGSKAPIWIPDPRTTMCMICTCEFTLTWRRHHCRACGKVVCQSCSSNKYGLEYLKNQLARVCDQCFPVLQQQKSERVLSAAVSPGTRATFAFPRKHKKIPAALKEVSASTDNSSMSGYLQRSKGNKKQGKRLWFVIKDKVLYTYAASEDVAALESQPLLGFMLKVDSSLKLQFKLYHKNTLYYIFKADDLQTAQRWINSFKEATVL, encoded by the exons ATGCAAAAGCCACCTGTGGCCCCAAAACCAAAGCTGACCCAGCTCCAGAGGCCAGGGCTGTCTCCCTCAACCCCCAGAAGAGACAGCCTCTCGCTCCCATCTCCTGGCAAACTGACGAGGGTTAAGCCAGTACTGGCCCCCAAACCCTGCCTCTCCAAACTCGCCACTACTGTGAAATCCAAGCCACACGCTTCAAAGAGCCAGCTCCAAACATCTGTAACAGAAATCCCGCAGATTGAAGGTCCTCTTAACTCTCAAAATGGAATACAGCAAGAGAACAAAAAGCCAGACTGGGATTATATTATTCCTATTTGTCTGTGTAGCCAGGAAAACTGCATGTGCATCAGGAACACATCAGCAAACAGAAAGCTTCTCCCTACATCTCGAGGTAGTGTGGATAACAGTGGCGAGAAAACAGACAATGCTAAGTGCAAAGCGATGAACACTTCCACTAATACCAACCTCACAAGCCATAAACCTCTTCAAGAAACATTCACTTTAGACAGAATTCTCAACACAGACATCAATACCTCCAGTCCTGAGGTGACTGTTAGGCCGTCCCTTCCTCACAGAACATGGAGCGATGAGGCAAATGGTAACGTAATACCTCAGAGTGCACCTGGGCGAGGACCAGAGGAAGATGCTTTTGGCTCAAAGCAAATACCTTGTGCTCCCCAGCCCAAACCAGTCCCAGCAGCCTCGAGGAAGCCCATCCCTGTCCCTGTACCACGGAAACCCAGGGCGGTGGTGCTGGCCCGTCAGGAAAAGGTGGAGGAGGCGAGTGAAGAGATTGTAGGCCAGGATGGGAGGGAAATGATAGTCAAAGAGGTGAAGGTGTCATCAGAGGGGAAAGGAAGCTCATCACTGTCTGTCAGTGTACCTGTTGGAAACAAGATGCCAATATTTCTGTCAGCGAGAAAAGCCTGCGCTCCGCCTGCCCCTCCGCCCGTGAAAAAGCCTTTCCTGTCTGCACCTGCTCCTCAGACGCTCCCAAAGGATGTGGAGGAGGAAGACCTGGGTTGGGACAGAAGCATCCAGGAGATGGAGGTATCTGTTGATAAGGAGGATGAAGAGGTGGAGAAGGAAGGAACTCATGATCAGGAGGCCGTCTACAGTGACTTCACACATAGTCCTCCTTCTAGCAGTTTACTCAGTCAACCGGTGCTACGCGAACCTCCTGCCCCCACTGAGGCAGCAGAGGACAGGGTGGTCAAGGTAGTTCCAAAGAAGCCCCAGAGAAACAGCAGCCCGATGGCATGGGTGCAGAGGAAGGAATCCTCTGAGGAGAAAGAAGAGTGTAATTTAGGAGATGATGAGAAAAGGCAGGCAGATTGTGTTTTGAAGGAGAGAGTGATGAGAAAGCTGTCTTTGCCTCCAAAAGAGAAAACGAGCAAACAACTCTCAACGCCTGGAATCACCAAGCCTTCTCGGTCCAGCAAACAGAGAGCCAAGTCGTTCTCTGCTGCTGACCTCCATCGCTCCGAGGGACAGAAGAGGAACTCTTTCCGGAAACTTCTGGACTTGAAGCTCTCTGTGAAGATGCTTCCCAAGCTGATACTAAAAGGAGGCCAGAGCTCGGAGTGCACTGTCAACGATAATGAACAAAGTGTGGACAGGGACCAAGATGGATGTCAGGGCTTCCACAAGCCTCTTCAGGCTCAATGCGAATTCTCCTGCCTGCTGATTGGAGTAGAGCAAAGCGTGGACGGAGACGAGTTTTCTCCTGAAACAGACCAAGGGGTTTACTATGAGAACATGCCTTACTATGAAGAGATACCAGACTACATGAACGTGCATGTAGGAAGTGCAGTGACATCCCATTGTGCATCCATCTCCCAGCCTACAGCCTGGCAGTATAACGATGAGGACATTTATGAGGAGCAGGAGCCATATATGTCCTTTGAGAAGAACACTGGACACCAACAGTGTCAGACGCCAACAGATTGTGAGAG AAGCTCTGTTGATGAGGAGATGACGCCCCTGGATGATGACATCTTTGACAACACATCAGAGGACGAGGACGATAGCAGCTCCATCTCAAGTAAAGGAGACCATGAGCAGCCAGAGGAGAGTACG ACACAGAGTGGACAGAAGAAGAGCAAGATTCACCACATCGCCACAGAAATCATGAGCTCTGAGAGTGT ATTTGTTGATGTCCTGAAGCTGCTTCATGTC GACTTCCGTAGTGCTGTGTCCACAGCATCTCATCAGACTGGGAAGCCTGTGATTGAGGAGCGTCTTCTCAACCAGATTCTGTACTACCTCCCACAGCTCTACGAACTCAACCAAGACCTGCTCCGAGAGCTGAAACAGAGAGTGGCCAATtg GGATGAGAATTCCCAGCTAGCAGACATTTTCGTGAAGAAAGGGCCCTATCTGAAGATGTACTCCACATACATCCGCGAGTTTGACAAGAATGTGGCTCTACTGGAAGAGCAGAGTAAGAAGAACTCCGCATTCTGCGCAGTGGTACGGGAATTTGAG gCCAGTCCATGTTGTGCCAACTTGGCTCTGAAGCATTACCTACTGAAGCCTGTTCAAAGGATTCCTCAGTATCGGATGTTGCTCACAG ACTATCTTAAAAACCTGTCTGAAGACTCAGATgattacaaagacacacaag CTGCCCTTGCAATAGTGAAAGAGGTGGCCAATCATGCCAACGACATCATGAAACAAGGG GATATCTTTCAGAAACTGATACAGGTGCAGTGCAGTCTGAATGGCCACCACGAAATAGTTCAGCCTGGGCGG ATCTTCCTGAAAGAGGGAATCCTGAAGAAGCTGTCCAGGAAGGTCATGCAGCCTAGAATGTTCTTCCTG TTTAACGACACATTGCTGTACACCACTCCTGTCCAGTCAGGCCAGTACAAGTTCAACAACATGTTGTCACTTGCTGGGATGAAG GTTAGCAAACCAAGCCAAGAGGCCTATCAGAATGAGCTGAACATTGAGAGCGTGGAGCGTTCCTTCATTCTCTCCGCGAG TTCAGCCACAGAGCGAGATGAATGGCTTGAGGCCATTTCCACAGCGATCAGTGAGTACACCAGGAAGAAGATCAGTTTTATATCTGGCAAGCCTCCAGAAGAG GTAGAGCTGAAAGATTTTAGTGATGGTGCTCCTTTGGGATCCAAAGCCCCTATATGGATCCCTGACCCACGGACCACCATGTGTATGATCTGTACCTGTGAGTTCACCCTAACATGGAGGAGACATCACTGCCGTGCATGTGGGAAG GTGGTGTGTCAGTCTTGTTCCTCCAATAAATACGGTCTTGAATACCTAAAGAACCAGTTAGCACGAGTGTGTGACCAGTGTTTCCCTGTTCTTCAGCAGCAGAAAA GTGAACGAGTCCTATCGGCAGCTGTATCCCCTGGAACCAGAGCTACCTTTGCTTTCCCCAGGAAGCATAAGAAGATACCTGCGGCCCTCAAAGAG GTGTCAGCAAGCACAGACAACTCATCCATGAGTGGGTATCTGCAGAGGTCAAAGGGCAACAAGAAGCAGGGGAAGAGGCTGTGGTTTGTCATCAAAGACAAGGTCCTGTACACGTATGCTGCAAGTGAG GATGTTGCAGCCTTAGAGAGTCAGCCCCTGTTAGGGTTCATGTTAAAAGTTGATTCATCACTGAAGTTACAGTTTAAGCTTtaccacaaaaacacactttacTACATTTTTAAAGCTGACGACCTCCAAACAGCACAGAG atgGATCAACTCATTCAAAGAAGCCACAGTACTTTAA
- the LOC120563620 gene encoding FYVE, RhoGEF and PH domain-containing protein 6-like isoform X1 — protein MINSAMQKPPVAPKPKLTQLQRPGLSPSTPRRDSLSLPSPGKLTRVKPVLAPKPCLSKLATTVKSKPHASKSQLQTSVTEIPQIEGPLNSQNGIQQENKKPDWDYIIPICLCSQENCMCIRNTSANRKLLPTSRGSVDNSGEKTDNAKCKAMNTSTNTNLTSHKPLQETFTLDRILNTDINTSSPEVTVRPSLPHRTWSDEANGNVIPQSAPGRGPEEDAFGSKQIPCAPQPKPVPAASRKPIPVPVPRKPRAVVLARQEKVEEASEEIVGQDGREMIVKEVKVSSEGKGSSSLSVSVPVGNKMPIFLSARKACAPPAPPPVKKPFLSAPAPQTLPKDVEEEDLGWDRSIQEMEVSVDKEDEEVEKEGTHDQEAVYSDFTHSPPSSSLLSQPVLREPPAPTEAAEDRVVKVVPKKPQRNSSPMAWVQRKESSEEKEECNLGDDEKRQADCVLKERVMRKLSLPPKEKTSKQLSTPGITKPSRSSKQRAKSFSAADLHRSEGQKRNSFRKLLDLKLSVKMLPKLILKGGQSSECTVNDNEQSVDRDQDGCQGFHKPLQAQCEFSCLLIGVEQSVDGDEFSPETDQGVYYENMPYYEEIPDYMNVHVGSAVTSHCASISQPTAWQYNDEDIYEEQEPYMSFEKNTGHQQCQTPTDCERSSVDEEMTPLDDDIFDNTSEDEDDSSSISSKGDHEQPEESTTQSGQKKSKIHHIATEIMSSESVFVDVLKLLHVDFRSAVSTASHQTGKPVIEERLLNQILYYLPQLYELNQDLLRELKQRVANWDENSQLADIFVKKGPYLKMYSTYIREFDKNVALLEEQSKKNSAFCAVVREFEASPCCANLALKHYLLKPVQRIPQYRMLLTDYLKNLSEDSDDYKDTQAALAIVKEVANHANDIMKQGDIFQKLIQVQCSLNGHHEIVQPGRIFLKEGILKKLSRKVMQPRMFFLFNDTLLYTTPVQSGQYKFNNMLSLAGMKVSKPSQEAYQNELNIESVERSFILSASSATERDEWLEAISTAISEYTRKKISFISGKPPEEVELKDFSDGAPLGSKAPIWIPDPRTTMCMICTCEFTLTWRRHHCRACGKVVCQSCSSNKYGLEYLKNQLARVCDQCFPVLQQQKSERVLSAAVSPGTRATFAFPRKHKKIPAALKEVSASTDNSSMSGYLQRSKGNKKQGKRLWFVIKDKVLYTYAASEDVAALESQPLLGFMLKVDSSLKLQFKLYHKNTLYYIFKADDLQTAQRWINSFKEATVL, from the exons CCATGCAAAAGCCACCTGTGGCCCCAAAACCAAAGCTGACCCAGCTCCAGAGGCCAGGGCTGTCTCCCTCAACCCCCAGAAGAGACAGCCTCTCGCTCCCATCTCCTGGCAAACTGACGAGGGTTAAGCCAGTACTGGCCCCCAAACCCTGCCTCTCCAAACTCGCCACTACTGTGAAATCCAAGCCACACGCTTCAAAGAGCCAGCTCCAAACATCTGTAACAGAAATCCCGCAGATTGAAGGTCCTCTTAACTCTCAAAATGGAATACAGCAAGAGAACAAAAAGCCAGACTGGGATTATATTATTCCTATTTGTCTGTGTAGCCAGGAAAACTGCATGTGCATCAGGAACACATCAGCAAACAGAAAGCTTCTCCCTACATCTCGAGGTAGTGTGGATAACAGTGGCGAGAAAACAGACAATGCTAAGTGCAAAGCGATGAACACTTCCACTAATACCAACCTCACAAGCCATAAACCTCTTCAAGAAACATTCACTTTAGACAGAATTCTCAACACAGACATCAATACCTCCAGTCCTGAGGTGACTGTTAGGCCGTCCCTTCCTCACAGAACATGGAGCGATGAGGCAAATGGTAACGTAATACCTCAGAGTGCACCTGGGCGAGGACCAGAGGAAGATGCTTTTGGCTCAAAGCAAATACCTTGTGCTCCCCAGCCCAAACCAGTCCCAGCAGCCTCGAGGAAGCCCATCCCTGTCCCTGTACCACGGAAACCCAGGGCGGTGGTGCTGGCCCGTCAGGAAAAGGTGGAGGAGGCGAGTGAAGAGATTGTAGGCCAGGATGGGAGGGAAATGATAGTCAAAGAGGTGAAGGTGTCATCAGAGGGGAAAGGAAGCTCATCACTGTCTGTCAGTGTACCTGTTGGAAACAAGATGCCAATATTTCTGTCAGCGAGAAAAGCCTGCGCTCCGCCTGCCCCTCCGCCCGTGAAAAAGCCTTTCCTGTCTGCACCTGCTCCTCAGACGCTCCCAAAGGATGTGGAGGAGGAAGACCTGGGTTGGGACAGAAGCATCCAGGAGATGGAGGTATCTGTTGATAAGGAGGATGAAGAGGTGGAGAAGGAAGGAACTCATGATCAGGAGGCCGTCTACAGTGACTTCACACATAGTCCTCCTTCTAGCAGTTTACTCAGTCAACCGGTGCTACGCGAACCTCCTGCCCCCACTGAGGCAGCAGAGGACAGGGTGGTCAAGGTAGTTCCAAAGAAGCCCCAGAGAAACAGCAGCCCGATGGCATGGGTGCAGAGGAAGGAATCCTCTGAGGAGAAAGAAGAGTGTAATTTAGGAGATGATGAGAAAAGGCAGGCAGATTGTGTTTTGAAGGAGAGAGTGATGAGAAAGCTGTCTTTGCCTCCAAAAGAGAAAACGAGCAAACAACTCTCAACGCCTGGAATCACCAAGCCTTCTCGGTCCAGCAAACAGAGAGCCAAGTCGTTCTCTGCTGCTGACCTCCATCGCTCCGAGGGACAGAAGAGGAACTCTTTCCGGAAACTTCTGGACTTGAAGCTCTCTGTGAAGATGCTTCCCAAGCTGATACTAAAAGGAGGCCAGAGCTCGGAGTGCACTGTCAACGATAATGAACAAAGTGTGGACAGGGACCAAGATGGATGTCAGGGCTTCCACAAGCCTCTTCAGGCTCAATGCGAATTCTCCTGCCTGCTGATTGGAGTAGAGCAAAGCGTGGACGGAGACGAGTTTTCTCCTGAAACAGACCAAGGGGTTTACTATGAGAACATGCCTTACTATGAAGAGATACCAGACTACATGAACGTGCATGTAGGAAGTGCAGTGACATCCCATTGTGCATCCATCTCCCAGCCTACAGCCTGGCAGTATAACGATGAGGACATTTATGAGGAGCAGGAGCCATATATGTCCTTTGAGAAGAACACTGGACACCAACAGTGTCAGACGCCAACAGATTGTGAGAG AAGCTCTGTTGATGAGGAGATGACGCCCCTGGATGATGACATCTTTGACAACACATCAGAGGACGAGGACGATAGCAGCTCCATCTCAAGTAAAGGAGACCATGAGCAGCCAGAGGAGAGTACG ACACAGAGTGGACAGAAGAAGAGCAAGATTCACCACATCGCCACAGAAATCATGAGCTCTGAGAGTGT ATTTGTTGATGTCCTGAAGCTGCTTCATGTC GACTTCCGTAGTGCTGTGTCCACAGCATCTCATCAGACTGGGAAGCCTGTGATTGAGGAGCGTCTTCTCAACCAGATTCTGTACTACCTCCCACAGCTCTACGAACTCAACCAAGACCTGCTCCGAGAGCTGAAACAGAGAGTGGCCAATtg GGATGAGAATTCCCAGCTAGCAGACATTTTCGTGAAGAAAGGGCCCTATCTGAAGATGTACTCCACATACATCCGCGAGTTTGACAAGAATGTGGCTCTACTGGAAGAGCAGAGTAAGAAGAACTCCGCATTCTGCGCAGTGGTACGGGAATTTGAG gCCAGTCCATGTTGTGCCAACTTGGCTCTGAAGCATTACCTACTGAAGCCTGTTCAAAGGATTCCTCAGTATCGGATGTTGCTCACAG ACTATCTTAAAAACCTGTCTGAAGACTCAGATgattacaaagacacacaag CTGCCCTTGCAATAGTGAAAGAGGTGGCCAATCATGCCAACGACATCATGAAACAAGGG GATATCTTTCAGAAACTGATACAGGTGCAGTGCAGTCTGAATGGCCACCACGAAATAGTTCAGCCTGGGCGG ATCTTCCTGAAAGAGGGAATCCTGAAGAAGCTGTCCAGGAAGGTCATGCAGCCTAGAATGTTCTTCCTG TTTAACGACACATTGCTGTACACCACTCCTGTCCAGTCAGGCCAGTACAAGTTCAACAACATGTTGTCACTTGCTGGGATGAAG GTTAGCAAACCAAGCCAAGAGGCCTATCAGAATGAGCTGAACATTGAGAGCGTGGAGCGTTCCTTCATTCTCTCCGCGAG TTCAGCCACAGAGCGAGATGAATGGCTTGAGGCCATTTCCACAGCGATCAGTGAGTACACCAGGAAGAAGATCAGTTTTATATCTGGCAAGCCTCCAGAAGAG GTAGAGCTGAAAGATTTTAGTGATGGTGCTCCTTTGGGATCCAAAGCCCCTATATGGATCCCTGACCCACGGACCACCATGTGTATGATCTGTACCTGTGAGTTCACCCTAACATGGAGGAGACATCACTGCCGTGCATGTGGGAAG GTGGTGTGTCAGTCTTGTTCCTCCAATAAATACGGTCTTGAATACCTAAAGAACCAGTTAGCACGAGTGTGTGACCAGTGTTTCCCTGTTCTTCAGCAGCAGAAAA GTGAACGAGTCCTATCGGCAGCTGTATCCCCTGGAACCAGAGCTACCTTTGCTTTCCCCAGGAAGCATAAGAAGATACCTGCGGCCCTCAAAGAG GTGTCAGCAAGCACAGACAACTCATCCATGAGTGGGTATCTGCAGAGGTCAAAGGGCAACAAGAAGCAGGGGAAGAGGCTGTGGTTTGTCATCAAAGACAAGGTCCTGTACACGTATGCTGCAAGTGAG GATGTTGCAGCCTTAGAGAGTCAGCCCCTGTTAGGGTTCATGTTAAAAGTTGATTCATCACTGAAGTTACAGTTTAAGCTTtaccacaaaaacacactttacTACATTTTTAAAGCTGACGACCTCCAAACAGCACAGAG atgGATCAACTCATTCAAAGAAGCCACAGTACTTTAA